In Bacteroides cellulosilyticus, the genomic stretch CGCTTGACTGGGAGACTTACAAGTCGATCAGGTAGGAAACTAGAGCATAGTGATCCGGTGTTTCTGTATGGAAAGGACATCGCTCAAAGGATAAAAGGTACTCCGGGGATAACAGGCTGATCCCTCCCAAGAGCTCATATCGACGGAGGGGTTTGGCACCTCGATGTCGGCTCGTCACATCCTGGGGCTGGAGAAGGTCCCAAGGGTTGGGCTGTTCGCCCATTAAAGTGGCACGCGAGCTGGGTTCAGAACGTCGTGAGACAGTTCGGTCTCTATCTATCGTGGGCGTATGAAATTTGCGTGGCTCTGACACTAGTACGAGAGGACCGTGTTGGACTGACCTCTGGTTTACCAGTTGTGCCGCCAGGTGCATTGCTGGGTATCTAAGTCGGGATTGGATAAGTGCTGAAAGCATCTAAGTACGAAGCCAGCCACAAGATTAGATTTCTTAGGGTCGTTGAAGACGACAACGTTGATAGGATGCAGGTGTACAGGTGGTAACATCATAGCCGAGCATTACTAATTGCCCGTTGACTTTTGGTCTTTGCCTTGTATGGCGGATATATACGTTCAGTTTTCGAACTTTGCTTTTTACATCGTGTCTAACTTATTTCAGGTGACTATAGCATCAGGGTTCCACCTCTTCCCATTCCGAACAGAGAAGTTAAGCCTGGTCACGCCGATGGTACTGCGTCAAGTGGGAGAGTAGGTAGTTGCCGTTTTAGAGGAAAGCCTCCATATCGAAATGATATGGAGGCTTTTTGTGTTTATATCAGCTGGTTCTATTTTAATTTTCCTTTTGCATTTTTGAGCTGGTAGGTGAATTGACTCTCCTTTTTCCCTCTTTGAAAACCCTATTCTCCTTTTTCAGCAAGCTTTTTCTTTTTAGTTTGCAACTTCATCCTTATCTTTACGGAATAAAAATGGTATAAAAAGGTTTTTTTTGAAAAATAGGACATTTTTATTCCATTCTTTCTCCTTTTTATCTGAGGGATTTTAGTACTTTTGGACTCGAATCTAATAAAAAGGGAAAAAATCGCAATTATATAATTATTAAAATTACTCCTGTGTATATGGAAAACAAAATTCAAGAGTTGACTGATAAGATTTACCGCGAGGGGGTCGAAAAAGGTAACACTGAGGCCCAGAAACTTATCGCTAACGCTCAAGATGAAGCCAAGAAAATTGTGGAAGACGCTCGTAAAGAAGCTGAAGCAATTGTGGCTGCCTCTCGTAAGTCTGCCGATGAACTGGCAGAAAATACCAAGTCGGAATTGAAATTATTCGCCGGCCAGGCAGTGAATGCACTGAAGTCTGAAATCGCTACACTTGTGACGGATAAGATTGTCAATGCGGATGTGAAAGCGTTTGCTGCCGACAAGGATTATTTGAACGCCTTCATAGTTGCATTGGCTTCCAAATGGAGTGTGAACGAGCCTATCGTGATCTCTACCGCCGATGCCGAAGGTCTGAAGAAATACTTCGCCGCACAAGCAAAAACGTTGCTGGATAAAGGTGTGAAAATAGAACAGGTAAATGGTAATAAGACGTTGTTCACCGTTTCGCCTGCCGATGGTTCGTACAAAGTAAACTTCGGTGAAGAAGAATTTATGAATTACTTCAAAGAATTCCTGCGTCCGCAATTAGTGGAAATGCTGTTCTAAAACCACAGGATATGAGTAAATACTATTACTACTTGGTAGCCGGTTTGCCCGAACTCACTTTGGAGGATAGCAAACTGAGCTATACGGTAGCTGATTTCAAAGCGGAACTGTATCCGGATTTGTCCGACGAAGATAGACGGTTGATTGATCTGTTTTATCTGAAGTTTGACAATGCGAACGTTCTGAAATTACTAAAGGATAAAGACGCCGCCATTGACTCTCGTGGAAATTATTCCACAGAAGAATTGGCTGAGTTTATCTCATTGCTTAAAGATGGTGATGAGGTGGCTGATGCCGTATTTCCTTCCTATCTCTCCACTTTTATTTCAGAATATTTCAATACTCCTGCCGAGGATGATTTTCTACATGAAGACCGTCTGGCTGCGCTTTACTATGCGCATGCAATGAAGTGCAGGAATAAGTTCGTGTCTTCTTGGTTTGAATTCAATCTGACAATGAACAATGTGTTGGTGGCACTGACTGCCCGGAAATTCAAGATGGATATCGCTCCGCTGATAGTGGGAGATACGGAAGTGTGCGAGGCTTTGCGTACATCCGGTGCCCGCGATTTCGGGTTGACGGGGGAGGTGGACTTCCTGGATCAGTTGGTGAAGATCAGTGAAACCGAAGAGTTAGTGGAACGGGAAAAGAAAATTGACCAGTTACGTTGGAATTGGATGGAAGAAGCTACCTTCTTCAACTATTTTACTGTAGAGCGTCTGTTCGTTTTTCTGCTGCAACTGGAAATGATAGAACGGTGGATTTCTTTGGATAAGGAAAAGGGTAATCAGTTGTTCCGCAGCATTATAGCAACGCTGAAGGACGAAGTGCAGATTCCCGCAGAATTCAGATAAAATAAATAACATAATTATATGGCAACAAAAGGAACTGTTAGTGGCGTTATCGCCAACATGGTAACCCTCGTCGTTGACGGCCCGGTGGCACAGAACGAGATTTGCTACATCTCGACCGGCGGTGACCGACTGATGGCGGAGGTGATTAAGGTGGTAGGTACCCATGTGTACGTGCAGGTGTTTGAGAGCACCCGCGGACTGAAAGTAGGGGCTGAAGCCGAATTTACCGGACACATGCTTGAGGTGACATTAGGCCCGGGTATGCTTTCGAAAAACTATGACGGTCTGCAAAATGACCTCGATAAGATGGATGGAGTCTTCCTGAAACGCGGACAATATACCTATCCGCTGGACAAGGGGAGCAGATGGCACTTTATGCCTCTGGTGAAAGTAGGTGATAAAGTGGAAGCGGCTGCCTGGCTGGGACAAGTGGATGAAAACTTCCAACCCCTGAAAATCATGGTGCCTTTCACTCAAAAGGGCGTATGTACCGTGAAATCCATCGTAGACGAAGGTGAGTACAGTATCGAAGATATCGTAGCCGTACTGACTGACGAAGAAGGGAATGACATCCATGTGAACATGATACAGAAATGGCCGGTGAAACGCGCCATGACGAATTATAAAGAAAAACCGCGTCCTTTCAAACTGTTGGAAACGGGTGTACGTGTCATTGATACCGTGAATCCCATCGTAGAAGGTGGTACGGGATTTATCCCCGGCCCGTTCGGTACGGGAAAAACGGTGCTTCAGCACGCCATTTCAAAGCAGGCGGAGGCGGATATCGTAATCATTGCTGCCTGTGGTGAGCGTGCCAATGAGGTTGTGGAAATCTTTACGGAATTTCCGGAACTGGTTGACCCGCACACCGGACGTAAGTTGATGGAGCGTACAATCATTATCGCTAATACTTCGAACATGCCGGTAGCTGCCCGTGAAGCGTCTGTATATACGGCTATGACGATTGCAGAGTATTATCGTAGTATGGGTCTGAAGGTATTGTTGATGGCTGACTCCACTTCCCGTTGGGCACAGGCTTTGCGCGAGATGTCCAACCGTATGGAAGAGTTGCCCGGACCTGATGCATTCCCGATGGACTTGTCTTCTATCATCTCCAATTTCTACGGACGTGCCGGATATGTGGTGCTGGGTAACGGTGAAACGGGTTCTATTACCTTTATCGGTACGGTGTCTCCTGCCGGTGGTAACTTGAAAGAGCCTGTAACGGAGAATACGAAGAAAGTAGCCCGTTGTTTCTACGCTCTTGAGCAGGATCGTGCCGACAAGAAGCGTTATCCCGCTGTGAATCCGATTGATTCTTATTCTAAATATATCGAATATCCTGAATTTGAGGAATATATCAAAACTCACATCAATGGCGAGTGGATCGGTAAGGTGAATGAAATCAAAAACCGCTTGCAACGTGGTAAGGAGATTGCCGAACAGATCAATATCCTGGGTGATGACGGTGTACCTGTAGAATATCATGTAACATTCTGGAAATCAGAATTGATCGATTTCGTAATCCTGCAACAGGATGCTTTCGACGAAATTGACGCTGTAACACCGATGGAGCGCCAGGAAGATATCCTGAACATGATTATTGATATCTGTCATACGGAGTTTGAATTCGATAACTTCAATGAAGTAATGGATTATTTTAAGAAAATGATCAATATCTGTAAGCAGATGAACTACTCGAAGTTCAAATCAGAAGAATATGAAGGATTCCGTAAGCAGTTGCAGGAACTGATTGAAGAACGTAAAGCATAAAAAACAATAAGATGGCAACAAAAGCATTTCAAAAAATATATACCAAGGTCACTCAGATTACGAAAGCTACGTGTTCGCTGAAAGCAACAGGGGTAGGGTATGATGAGTTGGCAACCGTAAACGGTAAGCTCGCCCAGGTGGTGAAGATTGCCGGTGACGATGTGACTTTGCAGGTATTTGAGGGTACGGAAGGTATCCCGACCAATGCGGAGATAGTATTTCTGGGTAAGTCGCCTACGCTGAAAGTGAGCGAACAGCTTGCGGGACGTTTCTTCAACGCTTTCGGTGATCCGATTGACGGTGGTCCGTCTATCGAAGGTCAGGAAGTGGAAATCGGTGGTCCGTCTGTGAACCCGGTACGCCGTAAACAACCGTCGGAACTGATTGCGACCGGTATTGCAGGTATCGACTTGAACAATACGCTGGTATCCGGACAGAAGATTCCGTTCTTTGCCGATCCTGACCAGCCGTTTAATCAGGTAATGGCGAACGTAGCACTTCGTGCCGAGACGGATAAGATCATTCTGGGCGGTATGGGTATGACGAACGATGACTACCTGTACTTTAAGAATGTATTCTCCAACGCCGGTGCGCTCGACCGTATCGTCAGCTTCATGAATACAACGGAGAATCCTCCGGTAGAACGTTTGCTGATTCCAGACATGGCGTTGACAGCAGCCGAATATTTCGCTGTGAACAATAATGAAAAGGTACTGGTGCTGTTGACTGATATGACCTCTTACGCCGATGCGCTGGCGATCGTATCCAACCGTATGGACCAGATTCCTTCAAAAGATTCTATGCCGGGTTCTCTTTATTCGGATTTGGCTAAGATTTATGAGAAGGCAGTACAGTTCCCAAGTGGTGGTTCCATTACCATTATCGCGGTGACAACATTGTCCGGTGGCGATATTACGCATGCTGTGCCTGATAATACGGGTTACATTACGGAAGGTCAGTTGTTCCTGCGTCGTGATACAGATATCGGTAAGGTTATCGTTGACCCGTTCCGCTCACTGTCCCGTCTGAAACAACTCGTTACAGGTAAGAAGACGCGTAAAGACCATCCGCAGGTGATGAATGCTGCTGTACGTCTGTATGCCGATGCTGCCAACGCTAAGACGAAGTTGGAGAACGGTTTCGACCTGACAAACTATGACGAACGTACCCTTGCATTTGCCAAGGATTACTCCAACCAATTGCTGGCTATTGATGTGAACCTCGATACAACTGAGATGCTCGACGTGGCTTGGAGCCTGTTCGGTAAGTATTTCCGTCCGGAAGAAGTGAATATCAAGAAA encodes the following:
- a CDS encoding V-type ATP synthase subunit B translates to MATKAFQKIYTKVTQITKATCSLKATGVGYDELATVNGKLAQVVKIAGDDVTLQVFEGTEGIPTNAEIVFLGKSPTLKVSEQLAGRFFNAFGDPIDGGPSIEGQEVEIGGPSVNPVRRKQPSELIATGIAGIDLNNTLVSGQKIPFFADPDQPFNQVMANVALRAETDKIILGGMGMTNDDYLYFKNVFSNAGALDRIVSFMNTTENPPVERLLIPDMALTAAEYFAVNNNEKVLVLLTDMTSYADALAIVSNRMDQIPSKDSMPGSLYSDLAKIYEKAVQFPSGGSITIIAVTTLSGGDITHAVPDNTGYITEGQLFLRRDTDIGKVIVDPFRSLSRLKQLVTGKKTRKDHPQVMNAAVRLYADAANAKTKLENGFDLTNYDERTLAFAKDYSNQLLAIDVNLDTTEMLDVAWSLFGKYFRPEEVNIKKELVDEFWPKANN
- a CDS encoding V-type ATP synthase subunit A; protein product: MATKGTVSGVIANMVTLVVDGPVAQNEICYISTGGDRLMAEVIKVVGTHVYVQVFESTRGLKVGAEAEFTGHMLEVTLGPGMLSKNYDGLQNDLDKMDGVFLKRGQYTYPLDKGSRWHFMPLVKVGDKVEAAAWLGQVDENFQPLKIMVPFTQKGVCTVKSIVDEGEYSIEDIVAVLTDEEGNDIHVNMIQKWPVKRAMTNYKEKPRPFKLLETGVRVIDTVNPIVEGGTGFIPGPFGTGKTVLQHAISKQAEADIVIIAACGERANEVVEIFTEFPELVDPHTGRKLMERTIIIANTSNMPVAAREASVYTAMTIAEYYRSMGLKVLLMADSTSRWAQALREMSNRMEELPGPDAFPMDLSSIISNFYGRAGYVVLGNGETGSITFIGTVSPAGGNLKEPVTENTKKVARCFYALEQDRADKKRYPAVNPIDSYSKYIEYPEFEEYIKTHINGEWIGKVNEIKNRLQRGKEIAEQINILGDDGVPVEYHVTFWKSELIDFVILQQDAFDEIDAVTPMERQEDILNMIIDICHTEFEFDNFNEVMDYFKKMINICKQMNYSKFKSEEYEGFRKQLQELIEERKA
- a CDS encoding DUF2764 domain-containing protein, whose translation is MSKYYYYLVAGLPELTLEDSKLSYTVADFKAELYPDLSDEDRRLIDLFYLKFDNANVLKLLKDKDAAIDSRGNYSTEELAEFISLLKDGDEVADAVFPSYLSTFISEYFNTPAEDDFLHEDRLAALYYAHAMKCRNKFVSSWFEFNLTMNNVLVALTARKFKMDIAPLIVGDTEVCEALRTSGARDFGLTGEVDFLDQLVKISETEELVEREKKIDQLRWNWMEEATFFNYFTVERLFVFLLQLEMIERWISLDKEKGNQLFRSIIATLKDEVQIPAEFR